One window from the genome of Thermus sediminis encodes:
- a CDS encoding NfeD family protein — protein sequence MEVVVRLLLALLPLLLPLALGKTYLVPIQGEIDPALAVFVDQALSRAEREGASGVVFLIDTPGGRVDAAIRISDRILQTPLPTLAVVQNAFSAGALIALSCRQIAMLPGSEIGAALPVVALPLSQPQPADAKVISALRGKFRSVAEARGRPVQLAEAMVDPNIEIPGLTAKGEPLTLSADRAVELKVADFRAGSLPEALRQAGFNPETERLTPGPRVQVARFLTSSAVAGLLLALGLLFLLLELFTPGFGVLGALGLGLLGLYFAGGWLAGLSGAFELLLFFLGVALLLAEAFVFPGFGVAGALGVGAILASVYFTFGENALMVIAIAVIALGLGLLLVFRSLPRTRPARALVLESAIEAHATGDQVEVGMVGTALTDLRPGGVARFGAKRVDVVANRGFIPKGTTIRVVEVRGPTAVVEPLEE from the coding sequence ATGGAGGTGGTGGTCAGGCTACTCTTGGCTCTCCTCCCCCTCCTCCTTCCCCTAGCCCTGGGGAAAACCTACCTGGTGCCCATCCAGGGGGAGATCGATCCGGCCTTGGCCGTCTTCGTGGACCAGGCCCTCTCCCGGGCCGAGCGGGAGGGAGCCAGTGGAGTGGTCTTCCTCATAGACACCCCAGGGGGCAGGGTGGACGCCGCCATAAGGATCTCCGACCGGATCCTGCAGACCCCCCTGCCCACCCTGGCCGTGGTGCAAAACGCCTTCTCCGCCGGAGCCCTTATCGCCCTCTCCTGCCGCCAGATCGCCATGCTCCCGGGTTCGGAGATCGGGGCCGCCCTCCCCGTGGTGGCCCTGCCCCTGAGCCAGCCCCAGCCGGCGGACGCCAAGGTGATCTCCGCCCTCCGGGGCAAGTTCCGCTCCGTGGCCGAGGCCCGGGGGAGGCCGGTCCAGCTGGCGGAGGCCATGGTGGACCCCAACATAGAAATCCCCGGCCTCACCGCCAAGGGAGAGCCCCTGACCCTCTCCGCGGACAGGGCGGTGGAGCTAAAGGTGGCGGACTTCAGGGCAGGAAGCCTTCCTGAGGCCCTTAGGCAGGCGGGCTTCAACCCGGAAACCGAGAGGCTCACCCCCGGTCCCCGGGTCCAGGTGGCCCGCTTCCTCACCAGCTCCGCGGTGGCGGGCCTTCTCCTAGCCCTGGGGCTCCTTTTCCTCCTCTTGGAGCTCTTCACCCCCGGGTTTGGGGTCCTGGGGGCCTTGGGCCTGGGCCTTCTGGGGCTGTACTTCGCCGGGGGGTGGCTGGCGGGGCTTTCCGGGGCTTTTGAACTCCTCCTCTTCTTCCTAGGGGTGGCCCTCCTCCTGGCCGAGGCCTTCGTCTTTCCTGGGTTCGGCGTGGCCGGGGCCTTGGGGGTGGGAGCCATTTTGGCCTCCGTCTACTTCACCTTTGGGGAAAACGCCCTCATGGTGATCGCCATCGCCGTCATCGCCTTGGGGCTTGGCCTGCTTTTGGTGTTCCGCTCTCTCCCCAGGACCCGCCCCGCCCGGGCTCTGGTCCTGGAAAGCGCCATCGAGGCCCATGCCACCGGGGACCAGGTGGAGGTGGGCATGGTGGGCACCGCCCTCACGGACCTGCGGCCTGGGGGGGTGGCCCGTTTCGGCGCCAAGCGCGTGGACGTGGTAGCCAACCGTGGGTTCATCCCCAAGGGCACCACCATCCGGGTGGTGGAGGTGCGGGGGCCCACGGCGGTGGTAGAACCGTTGGAGGAATAG
- the floA gene encoding flotillin-like protein FloA (flotillin-like protein involved in membrane lipid rafts), which yields MEGIGVLFLAFVVLILVFLFFSFIPVGLWISAWAAGVRVPLITLVAMRLRRVPPAKIIYPLIKATKAGLDVRLDRLEAHYLAGGNVDRVVDALIAADKAGIRLTFDRAAAIDLAGRDVLEAVRVSVNPKVIQTPMVAAVAKDGIQLLATARVTVRANIDRLVGGAGEETIIARVGEGIVTTIGSSTSHKEVLENPDRISKTVLEKGLDAGTAFEILSVDIADVDVGKNIGAQLQIDQAEADKKIAQAKAEERRAMAVAAEQENRALVEAMRAKLVEAQAQVPQALAEALKTGNLGVMEYYRLKNIEADTDMRESISRAARPVGEE from the coding sequence ATGGAAGGAATCGGCGTACTCTTTTTGGCTTTTGTCGTCCTTATCCTGGTCTTCCTCTTCTTCAGCTTCATCCCGGTGGGCCTCTGGATCTCCGCCTGGGCGGCGGGGGTGCGGGTGCCCCTCATCACCCTGGTGGCCATGCGCCTACGGCGCGTGCCCCCAGCCAAGATCATCTACCCTCTGATCAAGGCCACCAAGGCGGGATTGGACGTGCGCCTGGACCGCCTCGAGGCCCACTACCTGGCGGGGGGCAACGTGGACCGGGTGGTGGACGCCCTCATCGCCGCCGACAAGGCGGGCATCCGGCTCACCTTTGACCGGGCGGCGGCCATCGACCTGGCGGGCCGGGACGTGCTGGAGGCGGTCCGGGTCTCCGTGAACCCCAAGGTGATCCAGACCCCCATGGTGGCCGCGGTGGCCAAGGACGGGATCCAGCTCCTCGCCACCGCCCGGGTCACGGTCCGGGCCAACATCGATCGCCTGGTGGGCGGGGCCGGGGAGGAGACCATCATCGCCCGGGTGGGGGAAGGCATCGTGACCACCATCGGCTCCTCCACCTCCCATAAGGAGGTTCTGGAAAACCCCGACCGCATCTCCAAGACCGTCTTGGAAAAGGGCTTGGACGCGGGCACCGCCTTTGAGATTCTCTCCGTGGACATCGCCGACGTGGACGTGGGCAAGAACATCGGGGCCCAGCTCCAGATCGACCAGGCGGAGGCCGACAAGAAGATCGCCCAGGCCAAGGCGGAGGAGCGGCGGGCCATGGCCGTGGCCGCGGAGCAGGAGAACCGGGCCCTGGTGGAGGCCATGCGGGCCAAGCTGGTGGAGGCCCAGGCCCAGGTGCCCCAAGCCCTAGCGGAGGCCCTGAAGACAGGCAACCTGGGGGTCATGGAGTACTACCGCTTGAAGAACATCGAGGCGGACACCGACATGCGGGAGTCCATCAGCCGGGCGGCCAGGCCCGTGGGTGAGGAATGA
- a CDS encoding PhoH family protein, which produces MARDPEAAQRLLIPFRPEETLAFLGQADKNLKKLRALLREAFGENLRLVVRGDQVELSGEPEAVAVAERAVRDLLALLRQGAELDEPTLEQAVALAQEGQGLYQATTPEAELSLPGRLRPKTPGQRRYVEAIAKHDITFGIGPAGTGKTYLAVAMAVSHLRARKAKRIVLTRPAVEAGEKLGFLPGDIQAKVDPYLRPLYDALFDMIDAERFEQYLQSGIIEVAPLAFMRGRTLNDAFIILDEAQNTTPEQMKMFLTRMGFSSKMVITGDVTQIDLPKHQKSGLIEATRILKGIEGIAFIYFKESDVVRHPLVARIIKAYEEAELGGGPGP; this is translated from the coding sequence ATGGCACGAGATCCTGAAGCGGCCCAAAGGCTTTTGATCCCCTTCAGGCCCGAGGAGACCCTGGCCTTTTTGGGCCAGGCGGACAAGAACCTGAAGAAGCTCCGCGCCCTCCTCCGAGAAGCCTTCGGCGAAAACCTCAGGCTGGTGGTGCGGGGGGACCAGGTGGAGCTTTCCGGGGAGCCCGAGGCGGTGGCGGTAGCCGAGCGGGCGGTGCGGGACCTCCTGGCCCTCCTCCGCCAGGGGGCGGAGCTGGACGAGCCCACCCTGGAGCAGGCGGTGGCCCTGGCCCAGGAGGGGCAGGGCCTCTATCAGGCCACCACCCCGGAGGCGGAGCTAAGCCTCCCCGGGCGCCTCCGCCCCAAGACCCCGGGGCAGAGGCGCTACGTGGAGGCCATCGCTAAGCACGACATCACCTTCGGCATCGGCCCCGCCGGGACGGGCAAGACCTACCTGGCCGTGGCCATGGCCGTGAGCCACCTCCGCGCCCGCAAGGCGAAGCGCATTGTCCTCACCCGGCCTGCGGTGGAGGCGGGGGAGAAGCTGGGGTTTTTGCCGGGGGACATCCAGGCCAAGGTGGACCCCTACCTCAGGCCCCTCTACGACGCCCTCTTTGACATGATCGACGCTGAGCGCTTTGAGCAGTACCTCCAGTCCGGCATCATTGAGGTGGCCCCTCTGGCCTTCATGAGAGGCCGCACCCTCAACGATGCCTTCATCATCTTGGATGAAGCCCAAAACACTACGCCGGAGCAGATGAAGATGTTCCTCACCCGGATGGGCTTCAGCTCCAAGATGGTCATCACAGGGGACGTGACCCAGATCGACCTGCCCAAGCACCAAAAGTCGGGCCTCATCGAGGCCACCCGCATCCTGAAGGGGATCGAGGGCATCGCCTTCATCTACTTCAAGGAGTCCGACGTGGTCCGCCACCCCCTGGTGGCCCGCATCATCAAGGCCTACGAGGAGGCCGAGCTTGGTGGTGGTCCTGGCCCATAA
- the ybeY gene encoding rRNA maturation RNase YbeY — MVVVLAHKRPKRGLVPRLRRALAALMDELGVGDKAVTVILTGDRRLRALKRAWWGEDEATDVLSFPHYEPGDPFVPPHLGDIWISLDTAQRQAEARGASLEEEVLVLAAHGLWHLLGHDHGREEGWEGFRQVQERILAL, encoded by the coding sequence TTGGTGGTGGTCCTGGCCCATAAGCGCCCCAAGAGGGGCCTGGTCCCCCGGCTCCGGCGGGCCCTCGCCGCCCTCATGGACGAGCTTGGGGTGGGGGACAAGGCGGTCACGGTGATCCTCACGGGAGACCGCCGCCTGAGGGCCCTGAAGCGGGCCTGGTGGGGGGAGGATGAGGCCACGGACGTCCTCTCCTTCCCCCATTACGAGCCCGGGGACCCCTTCGTGCCCCCGCATCTGGGGGACATCTGGATCAGCCTGGACACCGCCCAGCGCCAGGCGGAGGCCCGGGGGGCTTCCCTGGAGGAGGAGGTCCTGGTCCTGGCGGCCCACGGGCTTTGGCACCTCCTGGGCCACGACCACGGGAGGGAGGAGGGTTGGGAAGGCTTCCGCCAAGTCCAAGAGAGGATCCTCGCCCTGTGA